The Pseudomonas bijieensis DNA window ACGACTTTGAGTTCACATAATCGCCCCGTCTCATAATTGTGGTCTGGCTCACTGTTTTCCCGGGGATAAAAAGTGAGGGACGCAATTGCTGCAGCAGGGAATCTTCTTACGCCAACAAATGACATGCAAAGCTACAAGGCAGACACTCTGGCGTAGTAGACAGCCGGAGCGGGCCTGGAGCGGACTCAAGTACACACGAATCTGTCTTAAAAAAGCCCTAATCAATGTGACGAAAACGAAAAAGCCCCTGAAATGTTCAACCATTTCAGGGGCTTAGTCATACACAATAATGGCGGAGAGATAGGGATTTGAACCCTAGGTACTGTCGCCAGTACAACGGATTTCGAATCCGTCCCGTTCGGCCACTCCGGCATCTCTCCAGTGGCGCGCATCATACCAGCACATTCGCCGGAAGCGAACCCCCGAGCGAAATTTTTTCCGTGCTATCAGATGCTTGCGTCGATTACAGCGGCACACCAAGGCGACGGGCGACTTCTTCGTAGGCTTCGATGACATCACCGAGGCCCTGGCGGAAGCGGTCCTTGTCCATCTTCTTCTTGGTGTCCTTGTCCCACAGGCGGCAGCCGTCCGGGCTGAATTCGTCGCCCAGGACGATGGAGCCGTCGCTGAACACGCCGAATTCAAGCTTGAAGTCCACCAGCAGCAGGCCGGCGTCGTCGAACAGCTTGGTCAGCACTTCGTTGACCTTGAGGGACAGCTCCTTCATGCGGGCCAGTTGCTCGGCGGTGCCCCAACCGAATGCCACGACGTGGGATTCGTTGATGAACGGGTCGCCCTTGGCGTCGTCCTTCAGGAACAGCTCGAAGGTGTAAGGGTTGAGCTTCATGCCCTCTTCCACGCCCAGGCGCTTGACCAGGCTGCCGGCGGCGTAGTTACGCACGACGCATTCGACCGGGATCATGTCCAGCTTCTTGACCAGGCATTCGTTGTCGCCCAGCAGCTTGTCGAACTGGGTCGGCACACCGGCGGCTTCGAGCTTCTGCATGATGAAGGCATTGAACTTGTTGTTCACCATGCCTTTACGATCCAGCTGTTCGATGCGCTTGCCGTCGAACGCCGAGGTGTCGTTGCGAAACAGCAGGATCAAGCGGTCAGCGTCGTCGGTCTTGTAAACCGACTTGGCTTTGCCGCGGTAGAGTTCTTCACGTTTTTCCATGATGGGCTCCGCTTGCTAAGTAGTGGGCTAGGCGATATGTCGCCAGTCGAGCCCTGAATCTTGATCGGCCAATTGTAGCCAGTCCGGGTCGCACCCGAGGGTGTCGACAAAACATTGCCGGGCCAGCTGCGGCAGGTTGTTCTTGCTGCTCAGATGGGCCAGGACCAGGTGTTGCAGGCCTTGCCAGCCCAACTCGGCCACCAGGAACGCTGCCTGGTGGTTGTTCAAATGTCCGTGCTCCCCGCCTACCCGCTGCTTGAGAAAGTACGGGTAGTAACCACGGGCCAGCATGTCGCGGCAGTGGTTGGACTCGATCATCAATGCATCGAGGTCCCGGTAACTGTCCATGACCCTGTCGCAGTACGAACCCAGGTCGGTCAACAACCCGAAACGTCGCTCACCGTCGCTGAACACATACTGCGTCGGTTCCCGGGCATCGTGTGCCACGCTGACCACGCTGATATCCAGACTACCGATGCGCAGTTGCTCGCCACCGGCCACGAAACCGGCCGGCTCGATGGGTTTGCGCAGGCCTTCCAGTGTTCCACGGCTCAGGTACACCGGCAGATTGTAGCGCCGAGACAGCAAACCCACGCCATGCACATGGTCGGCATGTTCGTGGGTCACGAGTATCGCGCTCAGTTGCGCCGGGTGCACGCCCAGGCGCAACAGGCGCTTCTCGGTTTCCCGCAGGGAGAAACCACAATCGACCAGCACATACGTACCAGCGCTGGCTACCAGCGTGCCGTTCCCTTGGCTACCGCTGCCGAGAACGGCGAAACGCATCGGATCAGCCCAGGTTGTCCTGAATCACACTCAACACCTTGCGGGCCACATCGGCCGGCGCCACGGTGTTGATGTTCTTCTCGACGGTGACTTGGACGTTGTCGCCGACCTTGCTCAGGCGAACCTGATAACGCTCGGCGCGGGCTTCGATTTCTTCCTTGTCCGGCTTGCTACCGAACAGGCTACCGAAGAAGCCAGGCTTCTCGTCTTTCTTCTCGGCTTTCTCGGCCAGGTTGATGTAGTACAGGCCCAGGCTGCGGTTGATGTCTTCAACCCGCCACTCACCCTGCTCCAGCGCACGGCCAACGCTCGACCAGGCACGGTCCAGGTCGGAGCCGACGTTGAGCACCGGGTTGCCGCTGCCGTCTTCGCTCAGGCTGACGCGGCTCGGCGCATCGAACTCCTTGGACGCCAGCATCGAGACCGAACCGCCCTGCTCTGCGGTACGACTCATGCTGGCAAGCATGTCGTCCACCAGCGCAGCGTCGAGGCCGGTATTGACCGAACGGTTGGTGAAGGCCACGTCGGCGGTACTGCCGGCAGGTCGCTCGGCGCTGACCACATAGACTTCACTGGTGTTGCGCTGCACGCCCGGCTCGATACGCACTCGCACGCGGGTTTCGCTGTCGGCCGCGACACCGGCGGCGCTCAGGCGCTTGGCCATGGCGGCGGACAGTTCATCGGAACGCTGCCAGGTGGTGGTGAATTCGCCAGTTTGCGGGCGCTGTTCGTCCAGGCGGAAACCGTTGTCCTGGAAGAACTGGATCGCCACGGGCCAGACTTCGGCCGGTGGATGCTGGCCCATGACCCAGCTGGAATCGCCGCTCTTCTGCAGGGTGTAGTCGCTGGCGTCGGCCACGGCCGACAGCGGCTGTGGACGTGGGACGATGTACTCGCCCTTGACGCTGTCGTCGGCGACGTTGCGTGGAATCGGCAGCAGCGGATCCAGGCGCTTGGCGACGTTGACGTCTGGCGGCAGTTGCATCGGTGCAGTCTGTTGCGCTTGCAGGTAATCGCTACCCCGGTCGCGGAAATAACCTTCCGGCCCCCAGATCCATCCGCAGCCGCTGGTGCTGGAGATAATCAAGGCAAGTGCGGAAAGTCCGGCCATTCGCTTCATGCGTTGTACTTCCTCAATTAAACCAGGACGCCGGACTGGCGCATGGCCTGCCGCAGCGGTTCGTGATAAGGGGTGCTCAGCCAGGTCAGTGGCAGGCGGATGCCTTCGTGCATCAGGCCCATTTCAACCAAGGCCCACTTCACCGGGATCGGGTTGGCTTCGAGAAACAGGTTTTTGTGCAGCGGCATCAGTTTTTCGTTGAGTGCCCGCGCAGTCTCGGCGTCGCCCTTGAGCGCGGCCTCGCACAGGTCGGCCATTTCGCGCGGGGCAACGTTGGCCGTGACGGAGATGTTGCCCTTGCCGCCCAGCAGGATCAGCTCGACCGCGGTCGGATCATCGCCGGACAGCACGATGAAGTCCTTGCTCACGCCATCGAGGATGGCCTTGGCGCGCTTCATGTCGCCGGTGGCTTCCTTGATGCCGATGATGTTCGGCACGGTGGACAGGCGGATCACGGTCTCGGCCTGCATGTCGCAGGAGGTGCGGCCGGGAACGTTATAGAGGATCTGCGGGATGTCGACGGCTTCGGCAATGTGCTTGAAGTGCTGGTACAAGCCTTCCTGGGTCGGCTTGTTGTAGTACGGAACGACCAGCAGGCAGGCGTCGGCACCGGCTTCCTTGGCGTTGCGGGTCAGCTCGACGGCCTCGCGGGTCGAGTTGGCGCCGGTGCCGGCGATGACGGGGATGCGACCGTTGACCTGCTTGACCACGGCACGGATGACTTCGATGTGCTCATTGACGTCGAGGGTTGCCGACTCGCCGGTAGTACCGACGGCGACAATGGCATGGGTGCCGTTCTCAAGGTGGAAGTCCACGAGTTTGCTGAGGCTGGCCCAGTCAAGATGCCCTTGTGCATCCATGGGTGTGACCAGTGCCACCATACTGCCCGCAATCATGAAACCGCTCCTGCCGGAAAAAGAGAGCGGTAATGGTACTGGCGCCAAGATGCTTGTACAAGCGAACTACCATTCCCCTTGGCGATGGTTTTCGCTACCCTTCAGGCTTTGATCGGTACTGATAAGCTCATTCACCGGTTCCCAGCCTCCGTTTTCGTCGCCACAAGCCCCGATCCTGCGTTTGTCCTGATGCATTCCCGCCGTCCTCGGAATGCAGCGCAACCCCAGGCACAGGGCTTGAGTCGTTCGTTTATCCGGGCCTGACGCCGTGTCGAGCTGCAGAAGTACCGACCGCTCATCGCTTTAGGAATGCTGCATGTCCACCCCCACAGTCCGCGAACAATTCCTTGTTATCAGTGCCCTTGGCGCCAACCCCATGGAGCTGACTAACGTCCTGTGCCGCGCCAGCCATGAAAATCGCTGCGCCGTCGTAACCTCACGCCTGACCCGTCATGGCGAATGCAGTGCGCTCGTGCTCGAGATTTCCGGCAGCTGGGACGCCCTGGCTCGCCTGGAAGGCAGCCTGCCGGTGCTGGCCAAGAAGCATGCCTTCACCGTCAACGTGGTGCGTAGCGCCGCGCTGGAGAACCGTCCCCAGGCCCTGCCCTACGTGGCCTATGTGAGCTCGGCCTACCGTCCGGACATCATCAACGAGCTGTGCCAGTTCTTCATGGACCATCACGTCGAGCTGGAAAACCTGACCTGCGATACCTATCAGGCACCACAGACCGGCGGCACCATGCTCAATGCCACGTTCACCGTGACCCTGCCGGCCGGCACCCAGATCAGTTGGCTGCGCGATCAGTTCCTGGACTTCGCCGATGCGATGAACCTGGATGCCCTGATCGAACCGTGGCGCCCACAAAACCCAATGTAAGGAAGCGTTCATGGCCGTTGCCGTCGACCAGCCGGTTACCGATTTCCAGGCGCCCGCCACCAGCGGGCAGACCGTCAGCCTCGCCGCCCTCAAGGGCAAGCAGGTGGTGATCTACTTCTACCCCAAGGACAGCACCCCCGGCTGCACCACCGAGGGCCAGGGTTTTCGCGACCAGTACGCGCAGTTCCAGGCCGCCAACACCGAAGTGTTCGGAGTCTCCCGGGACAGCCTCAAGTCCCACGAGAACTTCAAGTGCAAACAGGAGTTCCCGTTCGAACTGATCAGCGACAAGGACGAAGCCGTCTGCCAGCTGTTCGACGTGATCAAGCTGAAAAAGCTTTATGGCAAGGAATACCTGGGCGTTGACCGCAGCACCTTCCTGATCGACAAGAACGGCGTGCTGCGCCAGGAATGGCGTGGCGTGAAAGTGCCGGGGCATGTGGATGCGGTGTTGGCGGCGGCCCAGTCCCTCAACAAAGGCTGAAATTTTTGCTGCCTGTACTGGCGCTAT harbors:
- the purC gene encoding phosphoribosylaminoimidazolesuccinocarboxamide synthase, with the protein product MEKREELYRGKAKSVYKTDDADRLILLFRNDTSAFDGKRIEQLDRKGMVNNKFNAFIMQKLEAAGVPTQFDKLLGDNECLVKKLDMIPVECVVRNYAAGSLVKRLGVEEGMKLNPYTFELFLKDDAKGDPFINESHVVAFGWGTAEQLARMKELSLKVNEVLTKLFDDAGLLLVDFKLEFGVFSDGSIVLGDEFSPDGCRLWDKDTKKKMDKDRFRQGLGDVIEAYEEVARRLGVPL
- a CDS encoding MBL fold metallo-hydrolase, with product MRFAVLGSGSQGNGTLVASAGTYVLVDCGFSLRETEKRLLRLGVHPAQLSAILVTHEHADHVHGVGLLSRRYNLPVYLSRGTLEGLRKPIEPAGFVAGGEQLRIGSLDISVVSVAHDAREPTQYVFSDGERRFGLLTDLGSYCDRVMDSYRDLDALMIESNHCRDMLARGYYPYFLKQRVGGEHGHLNNHQAAFLVAELGWQGLQHLVLAHLSSKNNLPQLARQCFVDTLGCDPDWLQLADQDSGLDWRHIA
- the bamC gene encoding outer membrane protein assembly factor BamC, with amino-acid sequence MKRMAGLSALALIISSTSGCGWIWGPEGYFRDRGSDYLQAQQTAPMQLPPDVNVAKRLDPLLPIPRNVADDSVKGEYIVPRPQPLSAVADASDYTLQKSGDSSWVMGQHPPAEVWPVAIQFFQDNGFRLDEQRPQTGEFTTTWQRSDELSAAMAKRLSAAGVAADSETRVRVRIEPGVQRNTSEVYVVSAERPAGSTADVAFTNRSVNTGLDAALVDDMLASMSRTAEQGGSVSMLASKEFDAPSRVSLSEDGSGNPVLNVGSDLDRAWSSVGRALEQGEWRVEDINRSLGLYYINLAEKAEKKDEKPGFFGSLFGSKPDKEEIEARAERYQVRLSKVGDNVQVTVEKNINTVAPADVARKVLSVIQDNLG
- the dapA gene encoding 4-hydroxy-tetrahydrodipicolinate synthase, translating into MIAGSMVALVTPMDAQGHLDWASLSKLVDFHLENGTHAIVAVGTTGESATLDVNEHIEVIRAVVKQVNGRIPVIAGTGANSTREAVELTRNAKEAGADACLLVVPYYNKPTQEGLYQHFKHIAEAVDIPQILYNVPGRTSCDMQAETVIRLSTVPNIIGIKEATGDMKRAKAILDGVSKDFIVLSGDDPTAVELILLGGKGNISVTANVAPREMADLCEAALKGDAETARALNEKLMPLHKNLFLEANPIPVKWALVEMGLMHEGIRLPLTWLSTPYHEPLRQAMRQSGVLV
- a CDS encoding glycine cleavage system protein R: MSTPTVREQFLVISALGANPMELTNVLCRASHENRCAVVTSRLTRHGECSALVLEISGSWDALARLEGSLPVLAKKHAFTVNVVRSAALENRPQALPYVAYVSSAYRPDIINELCQFFMDHHVELENLTCDTYQAPQTGGTMLNATFTVTLPAGTQISWLRDQFLDFADAMNLDALIEPWRPQNPM
- a CDS encoding peroxiredoxin; protein product: MAVAVDQPVTDFQAPATSGQTVSLAALKGKQVVIYFYPKDSTPGCTTEGQGFRDQYAQFQAANTEVFGVSRDSLKSHENFKCKQEFPFELISDKDEAVCQLFDVIKLKKLYGKEYLGVDRSTFLIDKNGVLRQEWRGVKVPGHVDAVLAAAQSLNKG